From the Lampris incognitus isolate fLamInc1 chromosome 10, fLamInc1.hap2, whole genome shotgun sequence genome, one window contains:
- the LOC130119729 gene encoding hemoglobin subunit beta-like, which yields MVEWTAAERNAIKEIWGKIKIDEIGPLALARCLIVYPWTQRYFKSFGDFSTTKAIMSNPNVSKHGVTVMKGLERAVQNLDDIKKIYAPLSLIHSEKLHVDPDNFRLFGDCLTIVVASKLGSAFTTNIQSAWQKFISVVVSALGKQYH from the exons ATGGTCGAGTGGACAGCTGCCGAGCGTAATGCCATCAAAGAGATCTGGGGGAAAATTAAGATTGATGAAATTGGACCGCTCGCCCTTGCAAG ATGCCTCATTGTGTATCCATGGACTCAGCGATACTTCAAGTCATTCGGAGACTTTAGCACCACCAAGGCTATTATGAGTAATCCCAATGTGTCCAAGCACGGCGTGACTGTGATGAAGGGCCTGGAGAGAGCTGTGCAAAACTTGGACGACATCAAGAAAATCTACGCTCCCCTCAGCTTAATTCATTCTGAGAAGCTCCATGTGGATCCCGACAACTTCAGG TTGTTTGGCGATTGTCTGACCATTGTTGTGGCCTCAAAGCTGGGAAGTGCCTTCACCACGAACATCCAGTCTGCCTGGCAGAAGTTTATCTCCGTGGTGGTTTCAGCCCTTGGAAAACAGTATCATTGA
- the LOC130118887 gene encoding hemoglobin embryonic subunit alpha-like → MSLTDKDKATVKAFWVKVSKRVEDVGPNALYRMLRVYPQTKTYFTHWKDLSANSAPLKAHGKVIIMGISDAVSKMDDLTGGLLSLSELHAFKLQVDPSNFKILFHNLMVVLAILLPKDFTPEVQLALDKFLAATALALSERYR, encoded by the exons ATGAGTCTCACTGACAAGGACAAGGCCACAGTCAAGGCCTTCTGGGTTAAGGTATCCAAAAGGGTTGAGGATGTCGGACCAAACGCTCTTTACAG GATGCTGAGGGTGTACCCTCAAACCAAAACTTACTTCACCCACTGGAAGGACCTGAGCGCCAACTCAGCCCCCTTGAAGGCACATGGTAAGGTCATCATAATGGGGATTAGCGACGCCGTGTCCAAGATGGACGACCTTACCGGAGGTCTGCTGAGCCTCAGTGAGCTGCATGCCTTCAAACTGCAAGTGGATCCTTCCAACTTCAAG ATCCTCTTCCACAACCTCATGGTGGTTCTGGCCATCCTACTGCCCAAAGACTTCACCCCAGAGGTTCAACTGGCTTTGGACAAGTTCCTGGCTGCCACAGCCCTGGCTCTGTCTGAGAGATACCGATGA